The window TCGCCAGCATCAGCGCGATGGACGCCGCCACGCCCAGGCGCAGCGTGTTCAGGCCGGCTTCGATATAGGCGAGCGTCGGCAGCCGCACCGACAGGCCGGGGCGAACCGGATAGTCACGCAGGCGGTGCTCCTCGACAATGAAGCCGTAGTAGTTCTGCCCTGCCTGCACCTTGCGGATCACGGCATCATAGAGGGCGATATCTTGATCGTATTCCTCGGCGCCGAGCACCGGTTTTCCATCATAACGCGTGGTGACGTTGGCGCGCATGCCGGCCGGATCCTCCAACGGCACCAGCGCCGAAGCGACCAGCAGCGCCAGCAGGACCAGCAGGGCCAAGCGTGCCGGCCACATCGGCCAGTGTGCGAAGCGATCCCAGGCGGGTGCGGGTTGACGCGGGGCTGCAGCCTCGGCGGCTAGCCCAGCAGTCCCCACAACGACAGCACCCATACGGCCAGACCTCCGCCCACAGCGGCGCCAGCGTATCCCAGCCAATGGTTATTTTGCCGTTTACGACGCGCCCAGATCAGCTCGACCGGCGGCAACGGCGCCTGCTCGGGCGCGCCACCCTTGGGCGGGTACTTCTCCTCGATCCGGCGGACCAGATCGGGCAGACGCAGCAGCGTGTCGACATCCTTGCGCAGGCGCTCGGCGATCCAGGCTTCGGGGCCCAGCTCGTCACGAATCCAGTTGCGCACGAACGGCGCGGCGACGTCCCACATGTTGATCGACGGATCGAGCGAAGTCGCCAGCCCCTCGACCATGACCATGGTCTTTTGCAGCAGCAACAGATGCGGCTGCGTCTGCATGTCGAAGTCGCGCGTGATCGCGAACAGGCCGTCGAGCATCTGCCCGACCGACAACTCGCTCACCGGCTTGCCGCGCATCGGCTCGCCCACGGCCCGCAGCGCGGTCGCGAATTCCTCGACTGAGTGGTAGCTCGGCACATACTGCGCCTCGAAGTGGATCTCGGCAACGCGGCGGTAGTTGCCGGTGGTCAGGCCATAGAGGATCTCGGCCAGCCACTGGCGCGCCTGACGATCGATCCGGCCCATGATGCCGAAATCGATCGCGACGATGGTCGCCGCACCGTCCGCGCTCGGCTGCACGAACAAGTTGCCCTGGTGCATGTCGGCATGGAAGTAGCCGGCGTTGATCGCCTGGGTCAGGAACGCGAGCACCAGCCGACGCGCCAGCAGCGGCTTGTCGATGCCGGCGGCATCCAGCGCCTCGCGGTCGCTGATCTTGATGCCGTCGATCCACTCGACCGTCATCACCTTGCCGTTGGTGCGATCCCAGTCGATATCCGGAACGCGGTAGCCCTCATAACCCTTCATCGCCTCGGCCAGCTCGGAGGCCGAGGCGGCCTCGCGCCGCAGGTCGAGTTCGCGCAAGGTCCAGCGCTTGAGGTTGGCAATCACCGCACGCGGGCGCAGGCGTGAGGCCTCACCGCCGAGCGCTTCGAGATGCGCGGCAGCCCATTCGTACGTCTCGATATCGCGCGAGAAGCGCTCGCGCACACCCGGGCGCAGCACCTTGACTGCGACGGTCCGGCCTTGGGCGCTGGTCGCCCGATAGACTTGCGCGATCGAGGCCGAGCCGATCGGGGTCGGCTCTACGCTGGCGAATAGCCGCTCCAGCGGCGCGCCGAAGCTGTCCTCGATCTCGCGCTGGACGCGTTCGAACGGCAGCGGCGGCAGTTGGTCCTGCAGGCTGAGCAGATTGCGCGCGGCTTCCTCACCGACGAGATCGGGCCGGGTGGCGAGCGTCTGGCCCAGCTTGATCGCAGCCGGGCCGATCTCCTGGAAGGCACGCGCATAGTCCGGCACGCGCGGTTGCCTGGCACCCAGGCGCGCGATGCGGCACAGGCGGCGCACGGGAAGCGGCGTGTTGCGCCCTTCCTCGATGATGCGCAGCGCCCCGTGCCGCGCGAGTACGCGGCCCCACTTGAGTAGGCGAAGGATGTGGGTGGCGGGGCGGGTCAAAGAACGACCTCGTGCCGCCAAGCCACGAGCCCGCTAACTCCCCTCCCGCCTGCGGGAGGGGTCGGGGGAGGGCTTGTCAGCCTTCCACCTGTCGCTTGGGTGAGAGCACACAGGCTTTCACCCAGCCCTTCCCGCAGGCGGGAGGGGGGTAAGTGGACTTGCGGCCTTCGGCGCAAGAGATTCAAACTTTCCACCCGCTGTGGATCGCGACCAGCCCGCCCATGATCGGCTCGACCTTGGTGTGCACGAAGCCGGCCTTGTGGATCATCTGGCGGAACAGCGGCATGCTCGGGAACTTGCGGATCGATTCCACCAGGTACTTGTAGGAGTCTGCATCGCCCGCGATCGCCTGGCCCAGCCGCGGCACCAGGTGGTGCGAGTAGGCGTCGTAGGCCTCCTTGAAGCCTGGCCACTCGACGGTCGAGAACTCCAGGCAGAAGAACCGTCCGCCGTACTTCAGCACGCGGTGCGCCTCGGCCAGCGCCTTGTCGATGTGGGTGACATTGCGGATGCCGAAGGCGATCGTGTAGGCGTCGAAGAACTTGTCGCCGAAGCTCAGCTCCTCGGCGTTCTGGCGCGACCACACCAGGCCGTCGATGCCGCGCTCCATCGCGCGTTCCACGCCCACGTCGAGCATGTCCTGGTTGATGTCGCTGACGGTCACCCGCGCGCCCTTGGCGGCCATGCGGAAGGCGATGTCGCCGGTGCCGCCGGCCATGTCGAGGATCTGCTCGCCCTCGCGCGGTTTCACTCGGCGCACGAAGCGATCCTTCCACAAGCGGTGCATGCCGCCCGACATCGCATCGTTCATCACGTCGTACTTGCGCGCGACGCTGGAGAAGACGGAGCCGACCCGCTCGGTCTTCTCCTCGGGACTGACCTCTTCGTAGCCGAAGGACACGGTTTCGCTCATGAGGTGAGCCTTAGAGGGTTTGCGGCTCAGCGCAAAGGGTTGCACCAGCCTGTCTCTACTTCGCTCGACACGAACGGAGAACGAGGGGCCCGCCAACATCCCGATCGTGTCGAGCCCCTCGCAGGCTCAGGGTGAACTGCCGATTTCGACCGGCAGTCGAGACACCGCACGCAACGTATCCTATATACAAAGCCAAATGCCCGAACTCCCCGAAGTCGAAACCACCGTCCGCGGCCTCGCCCGCTATCTCGAAGGCGAGCGCATCGCCCGCCTCACGCTCAACCGTGCCGACTTGCGCCGCCCCTTCCCCGAGGGGCTGGTGCAATCGCTGACCGGCGCCAGCGTCACCGGTCTGGGCCGACGCGCGAAGTATGGGCTGATCCATACCGATCGCGGCACGACCATGGTCTTTCACCTCGGCATGTCGGGCCGCTGGCGGATCGAGCCGGACAGGATCGAGAAGCATGACCACCTCGTGCTCGAGACCGGTTCGGGCCACGTTCTGGCCCTCAATGACGCCCGCCGCTTTGGCTCGGTCGATCTGGTTGACACCGACAAACTGGATGCTTGGCCGCCGTTCGCCGCTATGGGTCCGGAACCCTTAGGCTACGAGCTTACGCCCAAGCATCTGCAACAAGCCTTCGCGGGCCGCATTGCGCCGGTAAAGCAGCTGCTGCTCGACCAAGGGATCGTCGCGGGCCTGGGGAACATATACGTGTGCGAGGCGCTGCACCGCGCGCGGGTTCGGCCAGACAAGGAGGCCGGCAAGGTCTCGCTACCCGCCCTCAAGCGCCTGGTGCCCGCGATCCGGGAGGTGCTCACCGAATCAATCGCGGCGGGCGGATCGACCATCCGCGACTATGCCCAGCCCTCGGGCGAGCTCGGCTACTTCGCCAGTTCCTGGCAGGTCTACGGGCGCGAGGGCCAGGCGTGCGCCTGCAGCGCACCGGTGCAGCGCTTCGCGCAAGGGGGGCGCAGCACCTTCTGGTGTGCCAAGTGCCAGAAGTGAGCGATGCGCGCACGCCACGCCGCCATTTGCTTGACGATTCGCACCCTCGCCGCTAAGGGCCGCCCTTCGCGACGACTCCTGGTCGGCGTTCAACCCAATTAGCGAAGGCCGTATCAGGCCGGTACGAGGACAGACATGGCCAATACGCCGCAAGCCCGCAAGCGCATCCGCCGCAACGATCGACGCGCCGAGATCAACACCAACCGAGTCAGCCGCATCCGCACCTTCGTGAAGAAGGTCGAAGCGGCTCTGGCCGGCGGCGACAAGGCCGCTGCGGCCGAAGCGCTGAAGGCTGCTCAGCCCGAGCTGGCCCGCGGCGTGTCGCGCGGCGTAATCCACAAGAACACCGCAGCGCGCAAGATGTCGCGCCTGTCGAAGCGCGTCGCCGCGCTCTGACCTGATTCGGGTGTCGTTAGACACCTGACTAGTACGGATAGAGAACAGAGCCGGGGGGGAACCTCCGGCTCTTTTCGTTGCACCAATGCCGCAGCGCAGCACTTGGTTTAGCAAAGTCCCGGAATTGCTGCGATTCGACTGACTGCAGCAGCGAAGTACCTGTTTTCTTTGCGCAAATTTTTATATTAAGGTTTTGCGTCAGTCTTGGCCGTGTCAACGCCAAATAGTTTTTATTTTTGGGGACGCGCTCTTGCCTTGGCCGTTCAAGCCTACCTAGAACGGACCTCGGCCGCAGCGGAAACGTCGGTCGGGGTCGAATACGAAAGCACGGATCAGCAAGGTTGCAGACAGCGTCTGCCGCCTATGGCGAAGTCTTGCCCTTTCTATGGAACCTCGATGCGGATGGTGCGGTACAAGATGGGCAGCTTCAACAGCAGGAGGCGGTTCGGATGACGGGGACCTCGGGACAGCCGGCGCATTTTGCGGGCAAGAAAGCGAAATTGGTGCGGGTGGAAATGGAAGAGGATCAGGAAGCGGTGAACCTGGCGGCCGATTGGGCCGACATCAGCCAGGGCCTGCGCAAGGATCTCGGCCAGCAGGTCCACGGCCAGTGGATCAAGCCGATCCAGCCGGGCAACTACTGCCCGGAGACGGGCACGCTCGATCTCTATCTGCCGACCGAGTTCAGCGCCAACTGGGTGCAGGACCGCTTCGCCGATCGCCTGTCGCTCGCCTGGAAGATCGCCCGCCCCGACGTGCGTCACGTCCGCATCCTGGTGCACCCCGGCCGCAAGCAGCTGCCCGAGCTGCGCCTGGGCAGCGGCGGCAACCCGCGTCGCCCCGCCAACGATTCGTCGGCGCAGTCCGACCCGCTCGCCGCGGCGCTGGAAGGTGAGGCTTTCGCCACGCTCAGCCAGGGCGCCGCGAACATCGACGCCTCGCAGACTTTTTCCAGCTTCGTCACCGGCACCAGCAACGTGCTCGCCGCCAATGCCGCCCAGCGCATGGCCGCGACCGAGACGCCGCAGTTCTCGCCGCTCTATCTCAAGGCCGCGACCGGCCAGGGCAAGACGCACCTGCTGCATGCGATCGGCCACGCCTACCTGGCCGCGCACCCGCATGCGCGGATCTTCTACTGCTCGGCCGAGCGCTTCATGGTCGAGTTCGTCCAGGCGCTGCGCCAGAACCAGATGATCGAATTCAAGTCGCGGCTGCGCGGCTTCGACCTGCTGCTGGTCGACGACATCCAGTTCATCATCGGCAAGGCGAGTGCCCAGGAAGAGCTGCTCTACACGATCGATGCGCTGCTGCAGGAAGGCAAGCGCCTGGTCTTCGCCGCCGACCGTGCGCCGCAGGCGCTCGACGGGGTCGAGCCGCGCCTCCTGTCCCGCCTGTCGATGGGCCTGGTCGCCGACATCCAGAGCGCCGACATCGAGCTGCGCCGCTCCATCCTTGAGAGCCGCCTCACCCGCTTCGCCTCGATCAGCGTGCCCGCCGACGTGATCGAGTTCCTGGCCCGCACCATCAACCGCAACGTGCGCGAACTGGTCGGCGGCCTCAACAAGCTGATCGCCTATGCGCAGCTGACCGGCCAGGCCGTCTCGCTCCAGCTCGCCGAAGAGCAGCTGACCGACATCCTCTCGGCCAACCGCCGTCGGATCACCATCGACGAGATCCAGCGGACGGTCTGCCAATTCTACCGCATCGACAAGACCGAGATGAGCTCCAAGCGCCGCGCCCGCGCCGTGGTGCGTCCGCGACAGGTGGCGATGTACCTTGCCAAGGTGCTCACGCCGCGCTCGTATCCGGAGATCGGCCGCAAGTTCGGCGGGCGCGATCACTCGACCGTGATCCACGCGGTGCGCCTGATCGAGGAACTGCGCACCCGCGACGCCGACATGGACGGAGACGTGCGCTCGCTTCTGCGCCAGCTGGAGAGCTGACGCCTGATCGGGCCTTCAGGATTTCCGGCACTTTCGCCCGCCCCGCCGGGATTTTACCAACTGATTCCTTGGCATAATTGAAACTCATCGTCCTGCTGTCGTTCTCTTGTCCAAGGGACTGAGCTAAGCGCGACTCCCTCAAAAAGGCCCGTAAGGGTCGCACGCAAGTTTGGGAGTTTCGCGCGGCATGCGCTTCTACAAGGCGACGCAGTTCCTGTTTCCACGCAGCTTCGAGCTGCGGCTGCTGACCATCTGCTTCCTGGCGGTCCATGTCCCACTGATCGCTTGCATCGCGTTCAGCGCGGCGACCTGGCACTGGCAGGCGGACACGCTGCTGGTGATCCTGCTGGCGACGCTGCTCGGCACGGCGGGGGGCGTCGCCGCGATCCATGCCCTCCTGGCCCCACTCACCGCAGCGACGGGCATGTTGCGCTCGATCCAGAAGGGTGAGCGGGTGGACGAGATCCCAGTCGGCGGCGAGGATCTGGTCGGCCGGCTCCTGCGCGGCGTGACCCAGGCGGCCAACGATGCTGCGGATCGCTCGGAAGAGCTGACCATCGTCGCTGAGCACGACTCCCTCACCAAGATCCTCAACCGCCGCGGCTTCCTGCGCGCGGCCGAGCGCGCGCTGGTTGGGGATCGGCCCGCGGTGCTGGCCTTGATCGACCTCGATCACTTCAAGACCATCAACGACCATCTCGGCCATGCCGCCGGCGACGAACTGCTTCATGCCTTTGCCCAGCGCATGAGCACGGTCATTCGCCAGTCCGACATCTGCGCCCGCTGGGGTGGCGAGGAGTTCGCAGTGCTGCTGCCGGGTGCCAACCTCAGCCAGGCCCATGACGCCATCGAGCGCCTGCGCAGCTCGATCTCGCGCCATCCCTTGCCCGGTGTCGGCCTGACCTTCTCGTGCGGACTTGCGGCGACCGCAGGTTCGGCCGAGCTCGACGACACCGCCCGCCGCGCCGACAAGGCGCTCTATTCGGCCAAGCACCACGGCCGCAATCGCATCGAGGCTGCCGAGTAGCGGCCCCGCGCCTCCAAGCTGCTGCGCCCGGCCACCTTTCCAAGCCCCCGGCGCTGTTCTATGCGCCGCGCATGACATCCGCCGCCGCCGCCCCGCCCGGGATCGCCCTGCCCGCCTCGTTCTGGCAGGCGGCACAGCGCGGCGCTTTGTGCCGGTGCCCACGCTGCGGCGAGGCGCGCCTGTTCACCAAATGGCTGAAGCCGGCCGCACACTGCCCGGCGTGCGGGCAGGACTGGTCGCACCAGCGCGCCGACGACTTCCCAGCCTACCTCGCGATCCTGGTCACCGGTCATGTGCTGGCGCCGATCATGATCGCGCTGGCGCTCGATACCGAGCTCCCCCCTGCAGCGATCCTCGCGCTGTTGGTGCCCAGTTCGGTGGCGATGATGCTGGGCATGCTCCAGCCGGCGAAAGGAGCGGTGATCGCGGCGCAGTGGTGGCATGGGCTACATGGCTTCACCAAAGAGCGAGCCGGCGAGCGACCAGGGGCCAAGCCATGAGCCTGGCTCCGGATCGCCTCGAGCGCTTTGCCCGTCATATCGTGCTGCCCGAAGTGGGCGGCACCGGCCAAGTCGCGCTGGCAGAGGCGCACGTGGTGCTTGTCGGCTGCGGTGGGATCGGGAGCCCGGCCCTGCAATACCTCGCCGCAGCCGGCATAGGACGGCTAACGCTGATCGATAGCGACGTCGTCGACGTCAGCAACCTGCAGCGCCAGACGATTTTCACGCCGTCGGATGTGGGCCGCGCAAAGGCGGAAATCGCGGCCGAATGGGTGCGGCGGTTTGATCTTGGCCTCGAGGTCAATGCCATCGTCGAGCGGGTGGGTCAGGGCAACGTGGCGCAGGTCCTCTCCGGCGCTCACCTCGTACTCGACGGCTGTGACAACTTCGCGACTCGGCTGCTCGTCTCGGACGCTTGCGTGGCGACGGGCGTGCCGCTGACCAGCGCTGCGATTGGGCGCTTCCAGGGCC is drawn from Novosphingobium sp. 9U and contains these coding sequences:
- the ubiB gene encoding 2-polyprenylphenol 6-hydroxylase, with the protein product MTRPATHILRLLKWGRVLARHGALRIIEEGRNTPLPVRRLCRIARLGARQPRVPDYARAFQEIGPAAIKLGQTLATRPDLVGEEAARNLLSLQDQLPPLPFERVQREIEDSFGAPLERLFASVEPTPIGSASIAQVYRATSAQGRTVAVKVLRPGVRERFSRDIETYEWAAAHLEALGGEASRLRPRAVIANLKRWTLRELDLRREAASASELAEAMKGYEGYRVPDIDWDRTNGKVMTVEWIDGIKISDREALDAAGIDKPLLARRLVLAFLTQAINAGYFHADMHQGNLFVQPSADGAATIVAIDFGIMGRIDRQARQWLAEILYGLTTGNYRRVAEIHFEAQYVPSYHSVEEFATALRAVGEPMRGKPVSELSVGQMLDGLFAITRDFDMQTQPHLLLLQKTMVMVEGLATSLDPSINMWDVAAPFVRNWIRDELGPEAWIAERLRKDVDTLLRLPDLVRRIEEKYPPKGGAPEQAPLPPVELIWARRKRQNNHWLGYAGAAVGGGLAVWVLSLWGLLG
- a CDS encoding class I SAM-dependent methyltransferase, producing MSETVSFGYEEVSPEEKTERVGSVFSSVARKYDVMNDAMSGGMHRLWKDRFVRRVKPREGEQILDMAGGTGDIAFRMAAKGARVTVSDINQDMLDVGVERAMERGIDGLVWSRQNAEELSFGDKFFDAYTIAFGIRNVTHIDKALAEAHRVLKYGGRFFCLEFSTVEWPGFKEAYDAYSHHLVPRLGQAIAGDADSYKYLVESIRKFPSMPLFRQMIHKAGFVHTKVEPIMGGLVAIHSGWKV
- the mutM gene encoding bifunctional DNA-formamidopyrimidine glycosylase/DNA-(apurinic or apyrimidinic site) lyase; the protein is MPELPEVETTVRGLARYLEGERIARLTLNRADLRRPFPEGLVQSLTGASVTGLGRRAKYGLIHTDRGTTMVFHLGMSGRWRIEPDRIEKHDHLVLETGSGHVLALNDARRFGSVDLVDTDKLDAWPPFAAMGPEPLGYELTPKHLQQAFAGRIAPVKQLLLDQGIVAGLGNIYVCEALHRARVRPDKEAGKVSLPALKRLVPAIREVLTESIAAGGSTIRDYAQPSGELGYFASSWQVYGREGQACACSAPVQRFAQGGRSTFWCAKCQK
- the rpsT gene encoding 30S ribosomal protein S20, giving the protein MANTPQARKRIRRNDRRAEINTNRVSRIRTFVKKVEAALAGGDKAAAAEALKAAQPELARGVSRGVIHKNTAARKMSRLSKRVAAL
- the dnaA gene encoding chromosomal replication initiator protein DnaA codes for the protein MEEDQEAVNLAADWADISQGLRKDLGQQVHGQWIKPIQPGNYCPETGTLDLYLPTEFSANWVQDRFADRLSLAWKIARPDVRHVRILVHPGRKQLPELRLGSGGNPRRPANDSSAQSDPLAAALEGEAFATLSQGAANIDASQTFSSFVTGTSNVLAANAAQRMAATETPQFSPLYLKAATGQGKTHLLHAIGHAYLAAHPHARIFYCSAERFMVEFVQALRQNQMIEFKSRLRGFDLLLVDDIQFIIGKASAQEELLYTIDALLQEGKRLVFAADRAPQALDGVEPRLLSRLSMGLVADIQSADIELRRSILESRLTRFASISVPADVIEFLARTINRNVRELVGGLNKLIAYAQLTGQAVSLQLAEEQLTDILSANRRRITIDEIQRTVCQFYRIDKTEMSSKRRARAVVRPRQVAMYLAKVLTPRSYPEIGRKFGGRDHSTVIHAVRLIEELRTRDADMDGDVRSLLRQLES
- a CDS encoding GGDEF domain-containing protein — its product is MRFYKATQFLFPRSFELRLLTICFLAVHVPLIACIAFSAATWHWQADTLLVILLATLLGTAGGVAAIHALLAPLTAATGMLRSIQKGERVDEIPVGGEDLVGRLLRGVTQAANDAADRSEELTIVAEHDSLTKILNRRGFLRAAERALVGDRPAVLALIDLDHFKTINDHLGHAAGDELLHAFAQRMSTVIRQSDICARWGGEEFAVLLPGANLSQAHDAIERLRSSISRHPLPGVGLTFSCGLAATAGSAELDDTARRADKALYSAKHHGRNRIEAAE
- a CDS encoding DUF983 domain-containing protein; translation: MTSAAAAPPGIALPASFWQAAQRGALCRCPRCGEARLFTKWLKPAAHCPACGQDWSHQRADDFPAYLAILVTGHVLAPIMIALALDTELPPAAILALLVPSSVAMMLGMLQPAKGAVIAAQWWHGLHGFTKERAGERPGAKP
- a CDS encoding HesA/MoeB/ThiF family protein — its product is MSLAPDRLERFARHIVLPEVGGTGQVALAEAHVVLVGCGGIGSPALQYLAAAGIGRLTLIDSDVVDVSNLQRQTIFTPSDVGRAKAEIAAEWVRRFDLGLEVNAIVERVGQGNVAQVLSGAHLVLDGCDNFATRLLVSDACVATGVPLTSAAIGRFQGQVANFAGHLAGQPCYRCFVGDAFDAEDCDTCAADGVLGAMAGMIGTFGAMQAIRVLLGGHAALGDDPQFGKLHLVDGLAPSMRTLSIAKDPSCKGCSGR